A genomic stretch from Leptotrichia sp. HSP-536 includes:
- a CDS encoding Bax inhibitor-1/YccA family protein: MRNDYDELETYNHNNDDYNEYGGHREMTMTYDDLDRLVSSKVRGSMMWMLLGLVITGLFGFFVYNGLMTGNPIAIGIIRMYYVLAVIEVIVVVAFSALIYKAKSSTLKLMFLIYSALNGLTLSAIGIIYAPSVVISAFLGTLVLFAVVAVYGYFTKENLTKFTPMLMIGLISIVLVSLVNIFLRNSGLDLFVSVLGVIVFTIFIAVDVNRIKSNIIAYAVQEDSEILNKIEISGALSLYLDFVNLFLSILRISGRGRD, encoded by the coding sequence ATGAGAAATGATTATGACGAATTAGAAACTTATAATCATAATAACGATGATTATAATGAATATGGCGGACACAGAGAGATGACGATGACTTATGATGATTTGGATAGACTTGTAAGTTCAAAGGTTCGTGGAAGCATGATGTGGATGCTGTTAGGGCTTGTTATAACAGGACTTTTTGGATTTTTTGTATATAATGGGCTTATGACTGGAAATCCGATTGCCATTGGAATAATAAGAATGTACTATGTTCTTGCTGTTATAGAAGTTATAGTTGTCGTTGCGTTTTCAGCATTGATTTATAAAGCAAAATCCAGCACATTAAAACTTATGTTTTTGATATATTCTGCATTAAATGGACTGACACTTTCAGCTATTGGGATTATTTATGCTCCAAGTGTTGTAATTTCAGCATTTTTAGGAACATTAGTATTATTTGCAGTTGTGGCTGTCTACGGCTATTTTACAAAAGAAAATCTTACAAAATTTACTCCAATGCTAATGATTGGGTTAATATCAATTGTTTTGGTAAGCTTAGTAAATATTTTCTTGAGAAATAGCGGACTTGATTTGTTTGTATCAGTTTTAGGTGTAATTGTTTTCACAATTTTCATTGCAGTTGATGTAAACAGAATAAAAAGCAATATTATTGCTTATGCAGTTCAAGAAGATTCAGAAATTTTAAATAAAATTGAAATTTCAGGTGCATTGAGCTTATACCTTGACTTCGTAAACTTATTCTTATCAATTTTAAGAATATCAGGACGAGGAAGAGATTAA